The Deinococcus aquiradiocola genome contains a region encoding:
- a CDS encoding DUF3809 domain-containing protein codes for MKIEAEQRFILQHPGTPAEALAFLRDPARSLAGVRFLQDLQVQGRDVRAVLLVNVPMLGEVDLPLHSRVTDTPGGARLDAQALPDERAWIELNGDGQADGSTLTYAFRFTAHLSVPSAEKWGGAAFEKMMRAAAERTLARLARELPEGVTRSLPAPD; via the coding sequence TTGAAGATCGAGGCCGAGCAGCGCTTCATCCTGCAGCACCCCGGCACGCCCGCCGAGGCGCTCGCGTTCCTGCGCGACCCGGCCCGGTCCCTGGCGGGCGTGCGGTTCCTGCAGGACCTGCAGGTGCAGGGGCGGGACGTGCGGGCCGTGCTGCTCGTGAACGTCCCCATGCTGGGCGAGGTGGACCTGCCGCTGCACAGCCGCGTGACGGACACGCCCGGCGGCGCGCGCCTGGACGCGCAGGCCCTGCCGGACGAGCGCGCGTGGATCGAACTGAACGGGGACGGGCAGGCGGACGGGTCCACCCTGACGTACGCGTTCCGGTTCACGGCGCACCTGAGCGTCCCGAGCGCCGAGAAGTGGGGCGGCGCGGCCTTCGAGAAGATGATGCGCGCCGCGGCCGAACGCACCCTGGCACGCCTCGCGCGGGAACTGCCGGAAGGCGTGACGCGCAGCCTCCCCGCACCGGACTGA
- a CDS encoding DUF3248 domain-containing protein, protein MSDDALQLPPQLATLEALGGQLVWRIGKDDASDDVIVRLGFASATPRFAHLPRLRSATDQELQAALESGHISIEWVD, encoded by the coding sequence ATGAGCGACGACGCCCTCCAGCTGCCCCCCCAGCTCGCGACCCTCGAGGCGCTGGGGGGGCAGCTCGTGTGGCGCATCGGCAAGGACGACGCGTCCGACGACGTGATCGTGCGCCTGGGCTTCGCGTCGGCCACGCCCCGCTTCGCGCACCTGCCGCGCCTGCGCAGCGCCACCGACCAGGAGCTGCAGGCGGCGCTGGAGTCGGGGCACATCAGTATCGAGTGGGTGGACTGA